Proteins encoded in a region of the bacterium genome:
- a CDS encoding copper transporter: protein MNERYHTISLVAVFLALAAGMVIGALFLQSPALNTTRSQYSKVLGRVNQLTTDYNKTREQLDETRSQLSNVASAFDHLVDKVVAGRLKNRKVAIIQYGE from the coding sequence ATGAACGAACGTTATCATACAATTAGCTTAGTTGCTGTTTTCTTGGCGCTTGCCGCAGGGATGGTCATCGGGGCGCTGTTTCTGCAGTCCCCTGCCCTAAACACCACTCGCAGTCAATACAGCAAAGTGCTCGGTCGCGTTAATCAACTTACGACCGACTACAATAAGACACGCGAACAGCTTGATGAAACTCGAAGTCAGTTAAGTAATGTGGCATCAGCATTTGACCACCTTGTCGACAAGGTAGTCGCCGGCAGACTCAAAAATCGAAAAGTTGCCATTATTCAATATGGCGAA